Proteins encoded together in one Chthoniobacterales bacterium window:
- a CDS encoding DUF2283 domain-containing protein: MADLNVYHDVTGRTLTVWFGAPQDEYVCEETGDEVVLMKDKAGHVIGFERLNYPGAAAEPVRVLFESVGAAESAA; the protein is encoded by the coding sequence ATGGCCGATTTGAACGTTTACCACGATGTGACCGGGCGCACGCTGACGGTTTGGTTCGGCGCGCCCCAAGATGAATATGTGTGCGAGGAAACGGGTGATGAGGTTGTCTTGATGAAAGACAAAGCCGGCCACGTGATCGGCTTCGAGAGGCTCAATTATCCCGGTGCTGCGGCCGAGCCGGTGCGCGTTCTATTCGAGTCCGTGGGCGCCGCAGAGTCCGCCGCCTGA
- a CDS encoding DUF4258 domain-containing protein has product MSRDQDLLFVAETPLGFSVRVTRAYWDIISTLKHPVMRGHLDEVRAALESPDEIRLSKTDDQVYLFYKIQRPGRWVCAVSRRTDSEGFLITAYPTDAIKEGEQIWPI; this is encoded by the coding sequence ATGAGCAGAGACCAAGATCTGCTCTTTGTGGCGGAGACGCCACTCGGGTTTTCGGTTCGCGTAACGCGGGCTTACTGGGACATTATTTCCACTCTGAAGCACCCGGTTATGCGGGGCCATCTCGATGAAGTTCGTGCCGCGCTCGAGTCACCCGATGAAATACGGCTTAGCAAAACCGACGATCAGGTGTATCTTTTCTACAAAATTCAGCGCCCAGGGCGATGGGTGTGTGCAGTCAGCCGAAGGACAGACTCCGAAGGCTTTCTGATCACCGCATACCCGACGGACGCTATCAAAGAAGGAGAACAAATATGGCCGATTTGA